In one Tachysurus vachellii isolate PV-2020 chromosome 24, HZAU_Pvac_v1, whole genome shotgun sequence genomic region, the following are encoded:
- the LOC132839089 gene encoding protein SPMIP3-like: MTVTPVIETMEMRRQEVSVVAEDRDRDTENHVDFTERCRMAGSGVALRLHEFKEGNVISQHHGAVFRTGKDLKGLYPGQLARVHVIPSPWQRMNLQCVKCPQEKEQLYRRSFDLLTLQALELRTTHTPHTQPTHHTVYQQEFGRQTHFYSPDDTKMTLISHPAPLQQRYNFTPH, encoded by the exons ATGACAGTGACACCGGTGATAGAGACGATGGAGATGAGGCGGCAGGAAGTATCAGTTGTGGCagaggacagagacagagacacggAGA ACCATGTGGACTTCACTGAACGTTGCAGAATGGCAGGATCAGGAGTGGCACTGCGGCTTCATGAGTTTAAAGAAGGAAATGTGATCAGTCAGCATCATGGAGC agtCTTCCGGACAGGCAAAGACTTGAAGGGACTGTATCCTGGACAGCTAGCCAGAGTTCATGTCATTCCCTCACCATGGCAGAG aatGAACCTGCAATGTGTAAAGTGTCCACAAGAGAAAGAACAACTATACCGGCGAAGCTTCGACCTTCTCACGCTACAGGCCCTGGAGttgagaacaacacacacacctcatacgcAGCCGACACATCACACTGTGTACCAGCAGGAGTTCGGCCGCCAGACTCACTTCTATT CACCTGATGACACCAAGATGACTCTAATTTCCCATCCTGCTCCTCTGCAACAAAGATATAATTTCACACCTCACTAG